The sequence CATTGCGCCGCACCCCCGGGGAGGAACGGCGCCGGGGCGTTCCGCAGCGTCTTCCTCCGCCGCGCGAAGGCGGCGCGGACCACCGTCTGCAGCGCCCGGAACAGCGCGTCGGGGAAATCACCGGAAAAACGGACCGTCATCACCGCCGAGTCGACCTCCGGAGCCGGGTGGAAGCACCCCCTCCGGACGACGAACTCCTGCCGGGCCTCTCCGAGCGCCGCGAGATACACCGAGAGGATGCCGTACTCCTTCCCGCCGGGGGGTGCGCACAGCCGCTCCACCATCTCCCGCTGGAGCATGAGGACGGCCCGCGGGAAGAGGTCGCGCAGCTCGATCAGCCGGAGGATCGCCGGGGAGGAGACGGAGTACGGCAGGTTCCCCACCGCCGTGCCGCCCGAGGGGAAGCGGCGCCGCCACACTTCCGCGGGGACCGCCAGGAAGTCCGCCTCGACCACCTCCGCCGTCGATCCCGCGAACCGCTCCCGCAGGTGGGCGGCAAGCCCGCGGTCGATCTCGACGGCGATCACCGCCGCTCCGTCCGCCGCCAGGGGACCGGTCAGCGCTCCCAGCCCCGGCCCGATCTCGAGGTACGGTCCCGGGAAAGAGTGCGCCAAGGCAACGATCTTCCGGACGATGTTCCCGTCGTGGAGGAAATTCTGCCCGAGCGATTTGCGGGGGGACAGGCCGAGGGCGGCGAGGGTCCGCCGCGGGGAATCAGTGGGCATTAAAAACGGGAGGCTCCGGCGGAGTCGCCGCAGGAGGGGGGGCGCAGTGAGGTAAAGCGCAGCCGTGCGGGTTCATCGCACGGCGAGCCACGAACGGAGCCCCGCCCTCCGAGGCGGCGCAGCCGGAGGGATCGTTCTTTGGATTCGTTGCCGCATTGATGAAACGCACCACTTACCGGGCGAACCGGGAGGCCGCATACGCGTTGAGCTCCGGGCCGGAGAACTCCCCGGCCGACATCCGCCGCTCCCCGAGCAGCGCCACCATGGCGGCATTGTCGGTGCACAGCGCCTTCGACGGGAGGAAAACCTCGATCCCGGCCGCTGCGCCCCGCGAATGCGAAAGCTCCCGGAGCCGGGAGTTCGCCGATACGCCTCCCGACAGCACGAGACGCGGAATCCCTTCCCGCCGCGCGGCGGCGACCGCCTTCTCCGAAAGGATGTCCGCGATCGCCTCCTGGAACGACGCGCAGACGTCCTCGATCCGGGCCGCCTTCCCGCCCCGGGAGGCGAGGAACGTCCGCAGGGCGGTCTTCAATCCCGAGAAGGAGAATTCCGCCGAATCCGCGGAGAGGCGCGCCCGCGGAAACGGGTACCGCGACGGGTCGCCGCTTTCGGCCAGCCGGTCGATGACCACGCCGCCGGGGTACCCGAGCCCCATCATCTTGGCCCCCTTGTCGAACGCCTCCCCCGCCGCGTCGTCGAGCGTTCCCCCGAGCTGCCGCGCGTCGCCCCACCCCCCGACCCGGAAGAGGGAGGTGTGCCCGCCGGATACGAGAAGGGCGATGTAGGGGAATTCGACCGGACGTTCGAGGAAGACCGCGTGGATGTGCGATTCCAGGTGGTCCGCCCCGTAGATCCGTTTCTCCCAGGCGAATGCGAGCGACTTGGCGAAGCACAGCCCCACGAGGAGGGACCCGATCAGCCCGGGGCCCGCCGTCACGGCGATCCCGTCGATTTCGTCCCGCCCGCAGGACGCGTCGGACAGCGCCCTGGAAACGATCGGCACCACCGATTTCAGGTGCTCCCGCGACGCCAGCTCCGGCACCACGCCGCCGTATGCCGCGTGGACCGAGACCTGCGAGGAGACGACGCTGGACAGGAGGCCGGCCGACCCGTCGTACACCGCGGCCGCGGTCTCGTCGCAGGAGCTCTCGATCCCCAGGACTCGCATCGGGTCGACCTGACGGCTACAGGATGTTCGCGGCGAGCTCCGCGAGGGGGGAGCGCTCCCCCTTTACGAGCATGACGTGCCCGGCGATCGCCTCCCCCTTGAACTTCTCGACCGTGAAGGAGAGGCCGTTGGAGGCCGAGTCGACGAACGGGTTGTCGATCTGGTACGGGTCGCCGGTGAGGACGACCTTGCTGTTCTCCCCGGCCCGGGTGAGGATGGTCTTCACCTCGTGGGGCGACAGGTTCTGCGCCTCGTCCACGATGATGAACTGGTTCGGGATGGAGCGGCCCCGGATGTAGGTGAGCGGCTCGATCTCCAGGATCCCGAGGTTCATCAGCTCCTGGTATCCCCGCACGCCTCCCTGCCGCTTCTTCCGGCTGAAGCCGAACAGGTACTCGACGTTGTCGAAGATCGGCTGCATCCACGGCTTCAGCTTCTCCTCGATGTCGCCCGGGAGGAAGCCCAGGTCCTTCCCCATCGGCAGGACCGGACGCGACACGAGCATCCGCTGGTACACCTCGTCGTCGGAGGTCTTCCGAAGCCCCGCGGCGATCGCCAGCAGCGTCTTCCCCGTCCCCGCCTTCCCCGCGAGGGTCACGAGCTTGACCGAATCGTCGAGGAGGATGTCGAGGGCGAAGTGCTGCTCCTTGTTCCGCGGGCGAACCCCCCACACGTCGTCCTTCATCGGCGGGAGCAGGCGGAGCTTCCGCTTAGAGCCGTTCGCGCGGGCGAGGGCGGACGACTGCGTCGCGGCGTCCCGGAACACGACGTATTCGTTGGGGTACAGCTCCTCGGCCCCCGGGGGCGGATCGGACTCGCCGGCGGCGTAGAAGGCGTCGATGAACTCCTTCCCCGCCTGCACCTCGCGGAATCCCCGGTAGAGCTCCTCGATGTCGACGCGGTCGCTCTCGTAATCCTCCGCCGTGATCCCGAGGGCGTCCGCCTTGATCCGCAGGTTCGTGTCCTTGGAGACCACGACCACGGGCACGTCCTTCTCGCGACCGCGCACCGACAGCGCCACGCCGAGGATCTGGTTGTCCGCCAGCGACCCTTTCAGCTCCGGCGGGAGGAGCGACGCCCCCTCGCCGCCGA is a genomic window of Deltaproteobacteria bacterium containing:
- the rsmA gene encoding ribosomal RNA small subunit methyltransferase A, with product MPTDSPRRTLAALGLSPRKSLGQNFLHDGNIVRKIVALAHSFPGPYLEIGPGLGALTGPLAADGAAVIAVEIDRGLAAHLRERFAGSTAEVVEADFLAVPAEVWRRRFPSGGTAVGNLPYSVSSPAILRLIELRDLFPRAVLMLQREMVERLCAPPGGKEYGILSVYLAALGEARQEFVVRRGCFHPAPEVDSAVMTVRFSGDFPDALFRALQTVVRAAFARRRKTLRNAPAPFLPGGAAQWCVLLESAGIDPSDRAETVPPAAYLALARSFSRM
- the tsaD gene encoding tRNA (adenosine(37)-N6)-threonylcarbamoyltransferase complex transferase subunit TsaD, translating into MRVLGIESSCDETAAAVYDGSAGLLSSVVSSQVSVHAAYGGVVPELASREHLKSVVPIVSRALSDASCGRDEIDGIAVTAGPGLIGSLLVGLCFAKSLAFAWEKRIYGADHLESHIHAVFLERPVEFPYIALLVSGGHTSLFRVGGWGDARQLGGTLDDAAGEAFDKGAKMMGLGYPGGVVIDRLAESGDPSRYPFPRARLSADSAEFSFSGLKTALRTFLASRGGKAARIEDVCASFQEAIADILSEKAVAAARREGIPRLVLSGGVSANSRLRELSHSRGAAAGIEVFLPSKALCTDNAAMVALLGERRMSAGEFSGPELNAYAASRFAR
- a CDS encoding PhoH family protein, producing MIKNFVLDTNVLLHDPNALFRFKDNRVFVPIMVIEELDHFKKDLNMLGRNARTVSKFIDRLREQGNLADGVPLEHGGVLRVAFGGEGASLLPPELKGSLADNQILGVALSVRGREKDVPVVVVSKDTNLRIKADALGITAEDYESDRVDIEELYRGFREVQAGKEFIDAFYAAGESDPPPGAEELYPNEYVVFRDAATQSSALARANGSKRKLRLLPPMKDDVWGVRPRNKEQHFALDILLDDSVKLVTLAGKAGTGKTLLAIAAGLRKTSDDEVYQRMLVSRPVLPMGKDLGFLPGDIEEKLKPWMQPIFDNVEYLFGFSRKKRQGGVRGYQELMNLGILEIEPLTYIRGRSIPNQFIIVDEAQNLSPHEVKTILTRAGENSKVVLTGDPYQIDNPFVDSASNGLSFTVEKFKGEAIAGHVMLVKGERSPLAELAANIL